In Glandiceps talaboti chromosome 6, keGlaTala1.1, whole genome shotgun sequence, one DNA window encodes the following:
- the LOC144436050 gene encoding uncharacterized protein LOC144436050, which translates to MVIAFISSALECRATRTKPIATMVDSYCLKCNIIVIVCLASILVVVDTSAIPYGDNISRGAVQDATVFYVNIPEMLDRKSTSSTHMLYLVMIVLFKLTMATRMIDLLLGTT; encoded by the exons ATGGTCATAGCATTTATAAGCAGTGCCTTGGAGTGCAGAGCTACAAGAACAAAACCCATCGCCACCATGGTTGACAGCTACtgtttgaaatgtaatattatcgTCATAGTCTGCCTGGCAAGCATTTTAG tagttgttgacacTTCAGCGATACCCTACGGTGATAACATTTCAAGAGGCGCTGTACAAGACGCTACGGtcttttatgtaaatatacctgAG ATGTTGGATCGGAAGTCTACCAGTTCGACACACATGTTATACTTGGTAATGATAGTACTATTCAAATTGACAATGGCAACACG AATGATAGATTTGTTACTGGGAACAACCTGA
- the LOC144436523 gene encoding uncharacterized protein LOC144436523: MLTPKQAGIYQCRAQDSDGKIYYSNTVDVRIKGCLPGYWGDTCELHCDCVNADICDQHDGCVCLPDWKGVHCDNKEQEGGVSKDKSGNYMTTVIASSVTSLLVIVMFIIGLCVYLQVYRKPYQHYTRVPMTKCLAQLDPIPVFEECIRETGVRQISEKCVETMDVIGCGNIATVFKAKLTIGNNTTMVAAKCLHQDYASMNNYRSMCREIEILSLLGDHENVVKLIGVVVSKG, encoded by the exons ATGTTAACACCAAAACAAGCGGGTATATATCAATGCAGAGCTCAAGACAGTGATGGTAAAATTTACTACTCAAATACAGTGGATGTAAGGATAAAAG GGTGTCTACCGGGATACTGGGGAGATACATGTGAATTGCACTGTGACTGTGTTAATGCAGATATATGTGACCAACACGATGGATGTGTATGTTTACCAGACTGGAAAGGAGTACACTGTGATAACAAAG AACAAGAAGGGGGAGTCTCCAAAGACAAGTCCGGGAATTACATGACTACGGTCATTGCCAGCAGCGTTACATCTTTATTGGTCATCGTAATGTTCATTATCGGTTTATGTGTCTACCTTCAAGTGTATCGAAAGCCTTACCAACACTACACAAGAGTGCCAATGACGAAATGTCTTGCACAACTAGACCCGATCCCAGTGTTTGAA GAGTGCATACGTGAAACAGGTGTTCGACAAATATCCGAAAAGTGTGTGGAGACCATGGATGTTATAGGATGTGGCAACATAGCAACGGTTTTCAAAGCCAAGCTGACAATTGGTAATAACACAACCATGGTTGCTGCTAAATGTCTACATCAAG ATTATGCAAGCATGAATAATTATCGAAGTATGTGTCGGGAGATTGAGATTCTGAGTTTGTTAGGAGATCATGAAAACGTGGTTAAACTGATTGGTGTTGTCGTTTCAAAAGGTTAG